One Phaeodactylum tricornutum CCAP 1055/1 chromosome 28, whole genome shotgun sequence DNA window includes the following coding sequences:
- a CDS encoding predicted protein: MATMNGFDMGFGANAAAVFGSLEMDGDEYVRCMLCHSAGVDVRVSSCGCTSHARCIQLNPHGSLSNCPFCTKPTQGLVLFPMSFREIDEAHRTASALPPKPQNRGRKRKTGADLIEDKGYVAERRTGRWTNEEMSFCDKLMDKFANGDLPVADGVKLNEFLGNMLKSKQSRLTKKMKNAKLSSKTYQKGIGCLTATDASEFSDLEELFFQAIPDLQERAEIKFHMQKEWREQFSRVCATVGQPLDADSWLGSVEEMDRRASQTRDAARMAKRKLMMGVALRTDSQNADDGVFIEKTEAEARAAGSTYTSERDVEDEMLSILAEDKAAAQAIDLNGKSSLLHSAPFLSKTTSYLQRLGIPFEHVDLWVPSFVPGDGEDLDSTTCRLCFAGSATVDKVIEQDGKSGRSLTTEERFNLFAFGDYSQKFSFDVGCGLPGRVYESGRPTWEQSVHNAPHNHFERCGGALQWGIKTVVGIPIASPNVGRIVVTLYSCYDRPKDEDLVSRLSEEFTRLMPSPKWKLVVDIGDVEETPSATYATAGTTSSTAAQVDGHDASDNSKESIDISIVASVASNPVEVASSNPAAISAYSGAEARDPRIEQVVAMMGDFMPSDPNSLMAPYMQGFMSLRLLLLRHSLTSEESELSRTILDSFSSYTAGGRDRGDIAIMLARDFMFLSHQQQQAHHPSFLNLGENMMGSVAGAHTTTNTGLSLFGLPSTSSSLQNSPALTPIPGPGTNDSMSIVSN, from the exons atggCGACTATGAACGGCTTCGACATGGGCTTTGGAGCAAACGCGGCTGCAGTCTTCGGTAGCCTCGAGATGGACGGCGACGAATATGTGCGATGTATGTTGTGCCATTCCGCAGGAGTCGACGTCCGAGTCAGCTCCTGTGGATGTACAAGCCATGCC CGTTGCATCCAACTCAACCCTCACGGATCTCTCTCGAACTGCCCATTTTGTACAAAACCTACGCAAGGGCTTGTTCTTTTTCCCATGAGTTTCCGTGAAATTGACGAAGCGCACCGTACAGCTTCGGCGCTGCCTCCCAAGCCACAAAATCGCGGCCGGAAGCGCAAAACGGGCGCGGACTTGATCGAAGACAAGGGCTACGTAGCAGAGCGTCGTACGGGCCGTTGGACCAACGAGGAAATGTCCTTTTGCGATAAACTCATGGATAAATTTGCCAACGGCGACCTACCTGTGGCGGATGGGGTCAAGCTCAACGAGTTTTTGGGCAACATGCTGAAGTCCAAGCAATCCCGTCTTACgaaaaagatgaagaatgCTAAGCTCTCGAGCAAAACTTACCAAAAGGGGATCGGATGTTTGACCGCAACGGACGCTAGCGAATTTTCGGACCTCGAAGAATTATTTTTTCAGGCTATTCCTGACCTCCAGGAGCGTGCGGAGATAAAGTTTCATATGCAAAAGGAATGGCGCGAACAATTCAGCCGTGTCTGCGCCACAGTCGGACAGCCTCTGGATGCTGATTCTTGGCTCGGAAGTGTTGAAGAGATGGATCGTCGTGCCTCGCAGACGCGCGACGCTGCCCGAATGGCCAAACGCAAGCTCATGATGGGAGTTGCTCTCCGTACCGACTCGCAGAACGCCGATGACGGTGTCTTCATTGAGAAAACAGAGGCTGAAGCCCGGGCCGCCGGATCCACATACACGAGCGAAAGAGATGTTGAAGATGAGATGCTGAGCATTCTGGCAGAGGATAAGGCTGCCGCGCAAGCCATCGACCTAAATGGAAAAAGTAGCCTTCTCCATTCTGCTCCGTTTCTCTCCAAAACGACGTCGTACTTGCAGCGCCTTGGTATTCCTTTTGAGCACGTAGATCTTTGGGTGCCATCTTTTGTTCCTGGAGATGGCGAAGATTTAGATAGCACGACTTGTCGACTTTGCTTTGCTGGTTCCGCAACTGTCGATAAGGTTATTGAACAGGACGGCAAAAGTGGCCGCTCTCTAACGACAGAAGAACGGTTTAATCTTTTCGCCTTCGGTGACTACAGTCAAAAGTTTTCCTTTGATGTTGGCTGCGGTCTTCCTGGACGTGTTTATGAAAGTGGACGCCCCACATGGGAGCAAAGTGTACACAATGCTCCCCACAACCATTTTGAACGCTGCGGTGGTGCATTGCAGTGGGGAATCAAGACGGTGGTAGGAATACCGATTGCTAGTCCGAACGTTGGTAGGATTGTTGTAACCCTTTATTCCTGCTACGATCGTCCTAAGGACGAAGATCTTGTTTCTCGTCTTTCCGAAGAATTTACGAGG CTTATGCCTTCTCCGAAGTGGAAGCTTGTTGTCGACATTGGGGATGTCGAGGAAACGCCGTCGGCTACTTACGCTACTGCGGGAACCACTTCTTCTACCGCTGCGCAAGTCGACGGTCACGATGCGAGCGACAATTCCAAGGAATCTATCGACATTTCGATCGTTGCATCTGTTGCGTCGAATCCGGTGGAAGTCGCGTCTTCAAACCCCGCTGCCATTTCAGCTTATAGCGGGGCCGAAGCTCGTGATCCTAGGATCGAGCAAGTTGTCGCGATGATGGGGGATTTTATGCCATCCGACCCTAACTCTCTCATGGCACCATACATGCAAGGCTTCATGTCACTGCgtctccttcttcttcgtcattcTCTGACATCAGAAGAAAGCGAATTGTCGAGAACGATACTCGATTCTTTCTCCTCCTATACAGCTGGGGGACGTGATCGCGGTGATATTGCCATTATGTTGGCCAGGGACTTTATGTTTCTTAGtcatcagcaacaacagGCGCACCATCCTTCGTTTCTTAATTTAGGGGAGAACATGATGGGTTCTGTTGCGGGTGCGCACACAACGACAAACACAGGGTTGTCGCTTTTTGGTCTGCCGTCCACCAGCTCCAGTCTTCAGAACTCTCCGGCTCTCACCCCAATTCCCGGCCCGGGAACTAACGACTCGATGTCGATTGTATCAAACTAA
- a CDS encoding predicted protein, with protein sequence MRLRCVYVCSSLLALGSSFSGASFIGSLQATKEISRHPFKYTKTFLPMVGGGGLSDGAGSELTNTLARLDQQWKIQQKSKPTSRWSKIILDRDTQEVSEEPPETYVPPLQERQDFVYLLEPPSKSNPSCVIFFVGGAGLGQFPQIAYNEFLLRLSDRLNAAVIAAPYAVGLDHFGLAKSVGELMRKAKLHCEEDSSKLYPKTLPTYCIAHSLGCKLSSIYMAATEQTYDGIGFMSFNNFGFSQTIGMAKTFADQLQKNIGIGRGIRPEVLDQVFSFAEMAVGSIGLDFTPNPMETERLLTLKYDEEQQERTRLFVFDDDMLDSTQNFVQACNGAGPDVSGLPGSHLTPVYFKLGLDELPDEVRGVAKEASGGLESASFGNEEELNALVTEVSGWILGKGPSRKPLWQTERPTISGSAEDQ encoded by the coding sequence ATGCGGTTACGctgtgtgtatgtgtgcTCTTCACTTTTGGCGCTAGGTTCCAGTTTTTCGGGCGCCTCCTTTATAGGGTCGCTCCAAGCCACGAAGGAAATTTCGCGCCATCCTTTCAAATACACCAAGACATTTCTCCCCATGGTCGGAGGCGGTGGTTTAAGTGATGGTGCAGGATCTGAGCTTACCAACACACTAGCTCGTTTGGATCAGCAGTGGAAGATTCAGCAAAAGTCAAAGCCTACTTCTCGTTGGTCGAAAATTATTTTGGATCGTGACACACAGGAAGTCTCCGAGGAACCACCAGAAACGTATGTTCCTCCCCTACAAGAGAGGCAAGATTTCGTATACTTGCTAGAACCACCCAGTAAGTCGAACCCTTCTTGTGTAATCTTTTTTGTTGGCGGTGCCGGCCTAGGACAATTCCCCCAAATAGCCTACAACGAATTCTTGTTGCGTCTTTCGGACCGGCTGAACGCTGCGGTGATTGCGGCGCCTTACGCTGTGGGATTGGACCACTTTGGACTGGCGAAAAGCGTCGGGGAACTTATGCGCAAGGCAAAACTTCACTGTGAAGAGGACTCGTCAAAACTGTATCCGAAAACTTTGCCAACCTATTGCATTGCGCATTCATTGGGGTGCAAGTTGTCCAGCATCTACATGGCAGCGACAGAGCAAACGTATGATGGCATTGGTTTTATGAGTTTCAACAATTTTGGATTTAGCCAAACCATCGGTATGGCCAAAACATTTGCCGATCAACTGCAAAAAAATATTGGTATCGGCCGTGGTATTCGACCTGAAGTGCTGGATCAGGTATTTTCATTCGCAGAAATGGCGGTGGGTTCGATTGGGTTGGACTTCACTCCGAACCCCATGGAGACAGAGAGGTTACTAACGTTGAAGTATGATGAAGAACAGCAGGAACGTACGCGCCTGTTTGTTTTCGATGACGACATGTTGGATTCGACGCAGAACTTTGTGCAAGCTTGCAACGGGGCAGGTCCCGATGTGTCGGGTTTGCCAGGGTCGCATTTGACACCCGTCTATTTCAAGTTGGGCCTCGATGAACTACCTGACGAAGTGCGAGGCGTCGCTAAGGAGGCGTCAGGCGGGTTGGAATCCGCATCATTTGGAAATGAGGAAGAACTCAACGCTTTGGTGACCGAAGTCAGTGGCTGGATTTTGGGAAAAGGTCCCTCGAGAAAGCCTTTGTGGCAAACCGAGCGACCAACAATTTCTGGTTCGGCAGAAGATCAGTGA
- a CDS encoding predicted protein has product ISAAVQHLWNLDDNRLDPEADYTMNVQSGKKPFWKEDGANDPLFSAVDRACFQRPTYAAFIALLDNYSAETGVAEVVSDAERSEVSTFLNAVMETKPMQFCHQYCRAKDPDGVPSSSQEFKGLLKKIWFDLYRREQTGDSSGFEHVFVGEVKNGEVSGFHNWIQFYLEEQKGGLDYRGYIKPRSQTDALADANDYLLSLQFSWHGVEKFVSTSFIGVSPEFELALYTMCFLVGEEENDVELNTGGAENDAYGLKIKCYKIARDKVGTSFP; this is encoded by the exons ATATCCGCAGCCGTCCAGCATTTATGGAACTTGGACGATAACCGTCTTGACCCTGAAGCCGACTATACAATGAATGTTCAAAGC GGCAAGAAAccgttttggaaagaagatGGCGCAAATGATCCCCTCTTTTCGGCTGTCGATCGTGCCTGCTTTCAACGCCCGACATACGCAGCGTTCATCGCCTTGCTGGACAACTATTCGGCCGAGACCGGAGTCGCAGAAGTTGTGTCGGACGCGGAACGTAGTGAAGTGTCAACTTTCTTGAACGCTGTCATGGAGACGAAACCGATGCAGTTCTGCCACCAGTATTGTCGTGCTAAAGACCCAGACGGTGTTCCCTCCAGTTCTCAAGAGTTCAAGGGCCTTCTCAAGAAGATTTGGTTTGATCTCTACCGTCGTGAACAGACTGGTGATTCGTCTGGATTCGAGCACGTTTTTGTGGGCGAAGTCAAGAACGGTGAAGTTAGCGGATTCCATAATTGGATCCAGTTCTATTTGGAAGAACAAAAGGGTGGATTGGACTACCGTGGCTACATCAAACCTCGTAGTCAGACCGATGCGTTGGCGGATGCGAACGACTACTTGCTCAGCTTGCAGTTTTCGTGGCACGGGGTAGAAAAGTTTGTTAGCACGAGCTTCATTGGTGTTAGCCCCGAATTTGAGCTTGCCCTTTACACCATGTGCTTTTTGGTTGGAGAAGAGGAGAACGATGTCGAACTCAACACAGGCGGAGCCGAGAACGATGCCTATGGGCTCAAGATCAAATGCTACAAGATTGCCCGGGATAAGGTCGGGACAAGCTTCCCC
- a CDS encoding predicted protein — protein sequence MFFKIYNETGTCGRNVGDDFGPHRPWNHFATRTSRNVSDAVADAQQPQKPQHPQQEQPTKAADFSALNLKSMSISDAVQECWKVDHNRLKPDIDYVLNVQKGKKPWWPEDKAVDPLFTRVNANVWKKPTFAAFVALLDNYQSNTGQAESMGDKERAEIDYFLDAVMETQPMQLCHAYCHAQQPENIPSDKAAFKKLLFRVWFELYRRERGGSLDSSGFEHVFVGEIRDDKISGFHNWIQFCIEEKKGTVDYRGYIKPKSKTNADTDSNDHVLTLQFHWKGVEKQIGSIFIGVSPEWEMSIYTICFLCGGEKNKLDLRTGSDIFEIEIVCHKMHRDRIGTTYPYVLSHHNS from the exons ATGTTTTTCAAAATTTACAACGAAACAGGAACCTGCGGTCGCAACGTCGGCGATGATTTTGGCCCCCACCGACCATGGAATCACTTCGCGACCCGCACATCTCGA AATGTGTCCGATGCGGTTGCAGACGCTCAGCAACCCCAAAAGCCTCAACATCCACAGCAAGAACAGCCGACAAAGGCGGCAGATTTTTCCGCTTTGAATCTCAAGTCAATGAGCATTTCTGATGCTGTACAAGAGTGTTGGAAAGTTGACCACAACCGATTAAAACCAGACATTGACTACGTTCTTAACGtacaaaaaggaaaaaaacCCTGGTGGCCCGAAGATAAGGCCGTTGACCCACTGTTCACGAGAGTCAACGCGAACGTATGGAAAAAGCCTACTTTCGCCGCGTTCGTTGCCCTTCTCGACAATTACCAATCAAATACTGGACAAGCCGAATCAATGGGCGACAAAGAACGAGCAGAAATTGATTATTTTTTGGACGCCGTCATGGAAACGCAACCAATGCAATTATGCCACGCTTATTGTCACGCTCAGCAACCCGAAAATATTCCGTCGGATAAGGCCGCATTCAAGAAACTGTTGTTCCGGGTATGGTTCGAACTTTACCGGCGGGAACGCGGAGGATCTCTGGACAGCTCTGGATTCGAGCATG TTTTCGTTGGTGAGATCCGAGACGACAAGATTTCTGGTTTTCATAATTGGATACAATTTTGCATAGAAGAAAAAAAAGGAACCGTTGATTACCGCGGTTACATCAAACCAAAATCGAAGACCAATGCCGATACCGACAGCAACGACCACGTTTTGACATTGCAATTCCACTGGAAGGGTGTGGAAAAGCAAATAGGATCTATTTTTATTGGCGTGTCGCCCGAATGGGAAATGTC AATCTATACGATTTGCTTTCTATGTGGAGGCGAAAAGAATAAGCTTGATTTGCGAACTGGAAGCGATATTTTCGAAATAGAAATTGTGTGCCACAAG ATGCATCGAGACCGAATTGGAACCACGTATCCCTATGTGTTGTCGCATCACAATAGCTAA
- a CDS encoding predicted protein, with product MPPGLGWFLSIILLICGALYLPKLHSKAMGSCMTVQRDGVPRSLLFPEDDSKYDALVQWSTLPDTNLDLGYICPHKGGDTETREIQETTIDQKLQTPVATEGSTADTMSSPIKSSISITCAKPTDFGIRSTERSCLYSVVVGLLFILAVGYFFPQSTSAIGNKRASLFTSKPPLAPTPIAEHHNKVKQQKGLNRMILSINKGLQKGRHILQRFRLDLPVDEIDVKPLVNQNANPICRVPFGYLLERECRTTSIANTEAFVHSLA from the coding sequence ATGCCACCCGGTTTAGGTTGGTTTTTGTCGATCATTTTGCTCATTTGCGGAGCACTTTATCTTCCGAAACTGCACTCAAAAGCCATGGGCAGTTGTATGACCGTTCAAAGAGATGGCGTTCCTCGTAGCTTACTCTTCCCGGAGGACGATAGCAAATACGATGCTCTAGTTCAGTGGTCCACCCTTCCGGACACGAATTTGGACTTGGGATACATTTGTCCTCACAAAGGCGGGGATACAGAAACGCGCGAGATACAAGAAACTACTATTGATCAAAAATTACAGACTCCTGTCGCTACTGAAGGGAGTACTGCGGATACGATGAGTTCGCCGATCAAATCATCCATTTCTATCACGTGCGCAAAACCGACCGATTTCGGGATACGTTCAACCGAACGTTCCTGCTTGTATTCTGTCGTTGTTGGCCTCTTATTTATACTGGCAGTGGGCTACTTCTTCCCGCAATCAACGAGCGCCATTGGCaacaaaagagcgagctTATTTACGTCCAAGCCTCCTCTAGCTCCAACTCCCATAGCTGAGCACCATAACAAGGTCAAGCAGCAAAAGGGTTTAAACCGTATGATCCTGTCAATCAATAAGGGTTTGCAGAAAGGGAGACATATCTTGCAACGGTTTAGGCTGGATTTGCCTGTGGATGAAATCGACGTCAAGCCCTTGGTCAACCAAAATGCAAATCCCATCTGCCGCGTTCCCTTTGGCTATTTACTAGAGAGAGAATGCCGGACCACTTCTATCGCAAACACTGAAGCCTTTGTTCACAGCTTAGCGTGA
- a CDS encoding predicted protein: MLSLTARGRVSRLAAKHLLPCVLFSSCPSAVFDPDPSLLNATKAPLDFDNSASVYREFITEAQEQTLIEELQAKLKRSRYQKGHWDAAIVDYRETEVIDEASTLSVEFRGVLERVRAQILARHLMHKHQSVAPELLWLPCHCIDLKKEGELNAHVDSVRFSGDIVAGLSLMSSSIMRLREEKQELVSSQRKQTKDEPYVDLFLQERSLYVLEGYSRYRYTHELLPSGSTFGDKVVHRENRLSIIFRDSK, from the exons ATGCTTTCGCTTACTGCCCGAGGACGAGTTTCCCGCCTCGCCGCGAAACATTTGTTGCCTTGTGTCCTCTTCTCGTCTTGCCCAAGCGCAGTTTTCGATCCTGATCCGTCACTTTTGAATGCTACCAAAGCGCCTCTCGATTTTGATAATTCAGCCTCTGTTTACCGCGAGTTCATTACAGAAGCGCAAGAGCAAACGTTGATAGAAGAGTTGCAGGCCAAACTAAAGCG ATCCCGGTATCAAAAAGGACATTGGGATGCGGCAATTGTCGACTACCGAGAAACTGAAGTCATCGACGAAGCTTCGACACTCAGCGTAGAATTCCGAGGCGTATTGGAACGCGTTCGGGCCCAAATTCTGGCTCGCCACTTAATGCACAAACACCAAAGCGTGGCGCCAGAATTGCTGTGGTTGCCCTGTCACTGTATTGATCTGAAGAAAGAGGGAGAGTTGAATGCGCACGTTGATTCAGTCCGATTTTCGGGAGACATAGTTGCCGGTTTGTCGCTCATGTCCAGTAGCATCATGCGTCTTcgcgaagaaaaacaagaattagtttcTTCTCAGAGAAAGCAAACCAAAGACGAGCCGTATGTTGATCTCTTTCTACAGGAACGATCACTATACGTTCTGGAAGGCTACAGTCGTTACAGATATACTCATGAGCTACTACCAAGTGGATCTACTTTTGGTGACAAGGTAGTCCATCGAGAGAATCGCCTGTCTATCATATTTCGGGACTCGAAATGA
- a CDS encoding predicted protein, which yields MGFTKEVVQSGSGAKPQRGQKVTVHCTGYGKNRDLTQKFWSTKDPGQEPFTFAVGLGQVIKGWDESVIDMSIGEIAKIHCSPDYAYGPGGFPAWGIMPNSELVFEIEVLSYA from the exons ATGGGGTTCACCAAGGAAGTTGTCCAAAGCGGTAGTGGCGCTAAGCCTCAACGTGGTCAAAAAGTGACGGTGCACTGTACGGGATACGGCAAAAATCGCGATTTGACGCAAAAGTTTTGGAGCACGAAAGATCCCGGTCAAGAGCCCTTTACTTTTGCGGTTGGTCTCGGACAAG TCATCAAAGGGTGGGACGAAAGTGTAATTGATATGAGTATCGGTGAAATTGCCAAGATTCACTGCAGTCCAGATTACGCTT ACGGCCCGGGAGGGTTCCCGGCCTGGGGTATCATGCCAAACTCAGAGTTGGTGTTTGAAATTGAAGTCTTGAGCTATGCCTAG
- a CDS encoding predicted protein, with protein MSKSFKEEHQLEKRKSEAERIRAKYPDRVPVICEKADRSDIPDIDKKKYLVPADLTVGQFHYVIRKRIKLAPEKALFLFCSNTIPPNAALMSTVYEEQKDEDGFLYIQYSGESTFGDVDAEEEE; from the exons ATGAGCAAGTCTTTCAAAGAGGAGCATCAACTAG AAAAGCGCAAATCCGAGGCAGAGCGAATCCGCGCCAAATACCCAGACCGAGTTCCTGTGATTTGCGAAAAAGCCGATCGGTCGGATATCCCGGACATTGACAAGAAAAAGTATTTAGTACCAGCAGACTTGACAGTCGGTCAGTTTCATTACGTGATTCGGAAGCGAATTAAGCTGGCGCCGGAAAAAGcgctttttctcttttgctcGAACACAATTCCTCCGAATGCGGCGCTAATGAGTACCGTGTACGAGGAACAAAAGGATGAGGACGGCTTTCTCTACATTCAATACAGCGGAGAATCTACATTTGGGGACGTAGACGCGGAAGAGGAGGAATAA